The Halofilum ochraceum genome window below encodes:
- a CDS encoding Fur family transcriptional regulator, giving the protein MTDHGHMHVDPDAAIDRAERVCRSRGARFTSQRRLVYELIVRAGEPVTAYELLHRMGDEGGHPAPPTVYRALEFLQAHGLVHRLASQSRFVACDHPETGAHGGVFLVCAHCGRALEWQDERVARAVARSAQEAGFELGDEVLPEVEGTCGDCRNG; this is encoded by the coding sequence ATGACCGACCATGGCCACATGCACGTCGACCCGGACGCCGCGATCGACCGCGCGGAGCGGGTCTGCCGTTCCCGCGGTGCCCGTTTCACCTCCCAGCGCCGGCTCGTGTACGAACTGATCGTGCGCGCCGGTGAACCCGTAACGGCCTACGAACTGCTGCATCGCATGGGTGACGAAGGGGGGCATCCCGCCCCGCCGACCGTCTACCGGGCGCTCGAATTCCTCCAGGCTCACGGTCTTGTCCATCGCCTCGCCAGCCAGAGTCGTTTCGTCGCTTGCGATCATCCGGAGACCGGAGCGCATGGCGGCGTGTTCCTGGTCTGCGCTCACTGCGGCCGCGCGCTCGAATGGCAGGACGAGCGCGTCGCGCGCGCGGTCGCGCGCTCGGCGCAGGAGGCCGGGTTCGAGCTCGGCGACGAGGTACTGCCCGAAGTCGAAGGCACCTGCGGAGACTGCCGCAATGGCTGA
- a CDS encoding O-methyltransferase, with protein sequence MSAHTLQLDDALQRYLAEHALREPADCRRLRERTAGLENGGQISSPEQVQLLALIARLCGARQVLEVGTFTGYMPLWLAPVLPEARFVCVDRDHNATAIAREAWTAAGVNDRIDLRIAEAGPALERLVDGVAAIFDLIYLDADKEGQIEYYESCMHLVRPGGLIAVDNVLWKGRVADPGCDDETTRAVRAFNDHVHGDDRVDLSMIPVGDGLSLIRRRT encoded by the coding sequence ATGTCCGCACATACGCTCCAGCTCGACGATGCGCTGCAGCGCTATCTGGCCGAACACGCGCTGCGCGAGCCCGCCGACTGCCGGCGCCTGCGCGAACGCACCGCCGGACTCGAAAACGGCGGCCAGATCAGTTCGCCGGAACAGGTCCAGTTGCTGGCCCTCATCGCGCGTCTGTGCGGGGCACGCCAGGTGCTGGAAGTCGGTACATTCACGGGGTACATGCCCCTGTGGCTCGCGCCCGTGCTGCCGGAGGCGCGATTCGTCTGTGTCGACCGGGATCACAACGCCACCGCGATTGCCCGCGAGGCCTGGACGGCGGCGGGGGTGAACGATCGGATCGATCTGCGGATCGCCGAGGCCGGGCCGGCCCTGGAACGGCTGGTCGATGGCGTGGCCGCGATTTTCGATCTCATCTATCTGGATGCGGACAAGGAAGGGCAGATCGAATACTACGAATCCTGCATGCACCTGGTCCGGCCGGGCGGACTCATCGCCGTCGACAACGTGCTCTGGAAGGGACGCGTCGCCGATCCCGGCTGTGACGATGAGACCACCCGGGCGGTGCGAGCGTTCAACGACCATGTCCACGGGGACGACCGGGTCGATCTCAGCATGATCCCGGTCGGCGATGGCCTCAGCCTGATCCGCCGTCGGACCTGA
- a CDS encoding zinc ABC transporter substrate-binding protein yields the protein MPRSLPAALFALALLGAASAAAAGPRVVVSIAPLHSLVAAVAGERTEPHLIVPAGQSPHTFSLAPSDARALARADIVFSAGGATDRFLERPLDSLAGDAVKVRLLDMDGVRTLGARSGGVWRNPHGGEDGGEQDTAHTGDGDEGHGHKHGDDPTHGDPSAETVDPHAWLDPRNAIAFVRAAAQRLGRIDPEHAGVYRANADATIERIKAIDMALKKQLEPVAERPYLVFHDAYQYFESRYDLTPAGSIVVDPGRPPGARRLSELRERIGALGATCLFVEPQFEPQIARTIAEGTGARIAELDPLGAGLTPGPDLYPDLLRKLGESLRACLAGSVRSDGGSG from the coding sequence ATGCCGCGCTCCTTGCCCGCCGCCCTGTTCGCGCTCGCGCTCCTCGGCGCCGCCTCCGCCGCTGCCGCCGGTCCGCGCGTGGTCGTCTCGATCGCCCCGCTGCACTCCCTGGTCGCGGCCGTTGCCGGCGAGCGGACGGAGCCGCACCTGATCGTCCCGGCCGGCCAGTCCCCGCACACCTTCTCGCTGGCGCCGTCCGATGCGCGCGCCCTGGCGCGTGCCGACATCGTATTCAGCGCCGGCGGCGCGACCGACCGGTTCCTCGAGCGCCCGCTGGATTCACTCGCCGGGGACGCGGTCAAGGTCCGCCTGCTGGACATGGACGGCGTCCGCACGCTCGGGGCCCGCAGCGGCGGTGTCTGGCGTAACCCGCACGGGGGAGAGGACGGCGGCGAGCAGGACACAGCGCATACGGGCGATGGAGACGAAGGGCATGGACACAAGCACGGCGACGACCCGACGCACGGAGACCCATCGGCTGAGACCGTTGACCCCCATGCCTGGCTGGACCCCCGCAATGCCATCGCCTTCGTCCGCGCGGCCGCGCAGCGACTCGGTCGCATCGACCCGGAACATGCGGGCGTGTACCGGGCCAACGCCGACGCGACGATCGAACGCATCAAGGCCATCGATATGGCCCTGAAGAAGCAGCTCGAACCGGTGGCCGAGCGGCCGTATCTCGTCTTCCACGACGCCTACCAGTACTTCGAATCGCGCTACGACCTGACACCGGCCGGTTCGATCGTGGTCGACCCGGGAAGGCCTCCGGGTGCGCGCCGCCTGTCGGAACTGCGCGAGCGGATCGGGGCCCTCGGCGCGACCTGCCTGTTCGTCGAGCCGCAGTTCGAACCGCAGATCGCCCGCACCATCGCCGAAGGGACCGGGGCGCGCATCGCCGAACTGGACCCCCTTGGGGCCGGGCTCACACCCGGGCCGGATCTGTACCCGGATCTGCTGCGGAAACTCGGTGAATCGCTGCGCGCCTGCCTGGCCGGGTCGGTCAGGTCCGACGGCGGATCAGGCTGA